Proteins encoded together in one Bosea sp. (in: a-proteobacteria) window:
- a CDS encoding LysR substrate-binding domain-containing protein, with amino-acid sequence MRSITNFQTDLLRTFVSVVDLGAFTKAGDALGRTQPAISLQVRRLEELVGAPIINHSGRKLQLTREGEMLLSYAREILRLNDEAASYFNRTKIAGTVRVGLPNDYAVATLQGIIFEYTRRNPQISLELECGWSTDILERLGANELDVAVAMVTNERAPYLSRSWIERPIWAAAKDVKIDHTHSIPLAAHPEGCAYRARMIQALDSVNMRWRVAYTGSGVSGLQNAVVNGFGVSALTRYTILPGMKVLDDTDGFPPLAEIRVGLFYKHPRLSDAGIHLVNHVIARLDDAGISIYPVTRQNELERQ; translated from the coding sequence GTGCGGAGCATCACCAATTTTCAGACGGACCTCCTGAGGACCTTCGTCTCGGTGGTCGATCTCGGCGCCTTCACCAAGGCGGGCGACGCCCTGGGGCGCACACAGCCGGCGATCTCGCTGCAGGTCCGCCGCCTGGAGGAGCTGGTCGGCGCTCCGATCATCAACCATTCCGGCCGCAAGCTGCAATTGACCCGCGAGGGCGAGATGCTGCTGAGCTATGCGCGTGAGATCCTGCGTCTCAACGACGAGGCGGCCTCCTATTTCAACCGCACCAAGATTGCCGGCACCGTGCGCGTCGGCCTGCCGAACGACTACGCCGTCGCCACCCTGCAAGGGATCATCTTCGAGTACACGCGCCGGAATCCGCAGATATCCCTGGAGCTGGAATGCGGCTGGAGCACCGACATCCTCGAGCGGCTCGGCGCCAACGAGCTCGACGTCGCCGTCGCGATGGTGACCAACGAGCGCGCGCCCTATCTGTCACGCTCCTGGATCGAGCGGCCGATCTGGGCGGCGGCGAAGGATGTGAAGATCGATCATACGCACAGCATCCCGCTCGCCGCGCATCCTGAGGGCTGCGCCTATCGGGCGCGGATGATCCAGGCGCTCGACAGCGTCAACATGCGCTGGCGTGTCGCCTATACCGGCTCGGGCGTCAGCGGGCTTCAGAACGCGGTGGTCAACGGCTTCGGCGTCAGCGCGCTGACGCGCTACACGATTCTGCCGGGCATGAAGGTGCTGGACGACACGGACGGCTTCCCGCCGCTGGCGGAGATTCGCGTCGGTCTCTTCTACAAGCACCCGCGCCTGTCGGATGCCGGCATCCATCTGGTGAACCATGTGATCGCCCGCCTGGACGACGCGGG
- a CDS encoding creatininase encodes MANDTVFAAELPWPDYDAKVRDGSVPILIPIGSMEQHGHHMPMHVDVLLPVEFARRVAGEVGALVAPPFTYGYKSHQKSGGGNHLPGTTSLDGATLVAALRDVIKEFSRHGVRKICLVNGHFENSWFIVEGIDLALRELRWGGIDDMKVVVLSYWDFVDKQTIAKLYPDGFTGWDLEHGGVLETSLMLALYPHLVDVGRAVDHPPASFPPYDVYPPKPEWTPCSGTLSSPKEASAEKGEILLDVCVKGIVKALRTEF; translated from the coding sequence ATGGCAAACGATACCGTTTTCGCCGCCGAGTTGCCCTGGCCGGACTACGACGCCAAGGTCCGGGACGGTTCCGTGCCGATATTGATCCCGATCGGATCGATGGAGCAGCACGGCCACCATATGCCGATGCATGTCGACGTGCTGCTTCCGGTGGAGTTCGCCCGGCGTGTGGCGGGCGAGGTCGGCGCCCTGGTCGCCCCGCCATTCACCTATGGCTACAAATCGCATCAGAAGTCGGGAGGCGGCAATCACCTGCCCGGCACGACCAGCCTCGACGGCGCCACGCTGGTCGCCGCGCTGCGCGACGTCATCAAGGAATTCTCGCGTCACGGTGTCCGCAAGATCTGCCTGGTGAACGGCCATTTCGAGAATTCATGGTTCATCGTCGAGGGTATCGATCTCGCGCTGCGCGAATTGCGCTGGGGCGGCATCGACGACATGAAGGTCGTCGTGCTGTCCTATTGGGATTTCGTCGACAAGCAGACGATCGCGAAGCTCTATCCCGACGGCTTCACCGGCTGGGACCTGGAGCATGGCGGCGTGCTCGAGACATCGCTGATGCTCGCGCTCTACCCGCATCTGGTGGATGTCGGAAGGGCTGTCGACCACCCTCCGGCGAGCTTCCCGCCCTATGACGTCTATCCGCCCAAGCCGGAATGGACCCCTTGCAGCGGCACGCTCTCCTCACCGAAGGAGGCTTCCGCCGAAAAGGGCGAGATCCTGCTGGATGTCTGCGTCAAGGGCATCGTCAAGGCGCTCAGGACCGAGTTCTGA
- a CDS encoding MmgE/PrpD family protein: protein METTLSEQLARWVATLRYEDLPPAVVHHVRRCLIDYLATTIAGAGSRIARTLQTYLLSAEGGGEASLPGTRLKLSAANAAFANGTAASVLELDDGHALAAIHLGATALPAILATAQLRGATARDVIVATAAAYETGARLAIAARKSGERGFNATPLVGVFAAVAGTARILGSKPRAIAHALGLAGSDTGGLFDYHGGWLDSWCINVGKTARTGLVCAHLADAGIAGPLDIFHGPRGFAVAFTDGVLDAGPVIDGLGRQWLMLQTYVKPYPCCRRMHAVIDAVLALQPQWPAHLDAIDRILVETSAESARLDGRTFESVSAAQMSIPYGVAAALLFGPPRLEHFEEGARGDPRLLRLVERVDLRAAEDPAVTAHRSAARVSLAIAGEIASAIVKEPLGNPANPVDDQGLEAKFHGLVEPVIGRQGAARLARSVWTLGDEPGAAGEEAGLAFLRDLAPVVP from the coding sequence GTGGAAACGACGCTATCGGAGCAGCTGGCCCGCTGGGTCGCGACGCTGCGCTACGAGGACCTGCCGCCGGCGGTGGTGCACCATGTGCGCCGCTGCCTCATCGATTACCTGGCGACGACGATCGCGGGGGCCGGTTCGCGCATCGCGCGGACGCTCCAGACCTATCTGCTCTCGGCGGAAGGTGGTGGCGAAGCTTCGCTTCCGGGGACGCGGCTGAAGCTCTCCGCCGCCAATGCGGCTTTCGCCAACGGCACCGCCGCCTCCGTGCTCGAGCTCGACGACGGCCATGCGCTGGCCGCCATCCACCTCGGGGCGACGGCGCTTCCCGCCATCCTGGCCACGGCCCAGCTGCGCGGCGCCACCGCCCGTGACGTCATCGTCGCGACCGCCGCCGCCTATGAGACGGGGGCGCGGCTCGCCATCGCGGCCCGCAAATCGGGCGAGCGCGGCTTCAACGCGACGCCGCTCGTCGGCGTGTTCGCGGCCGTGGCGGGCACCGCCAGGATCCTCGGCAGCAAGCCGCGCGCCATCGCCCATGCGCTCGGCCTCGCCGGCTCCGATACCGGCGGGTTGTTCGATTATCACGGCGGCTGGCTGGACAGCTGGTGCATCAATGTCGGCAAGACCGCGCGCACCGGCCTGGTCTGCGCGCATCTCGCCGATGCCGGCATCGCCGGCCCGCTCGACATTTTCCACGGTCCGCGCGGCTTTGCCGTGGCCTTCACCGATGGCGTGCTCGACGCCGGCCCGGTGATCGACGGCCTCGGGCGGCAATGGCTGATGCTGCAGACTTATGTGAAGCCCTACCCCTGCTGCCGCAGGATGCATGCGGTGATCGACGCCGTGCTGGCGCTGCAGCCGCAATGGCCCGCCCATCTGGACGCGATCGACCGCATCCTGGTGGAGACCTCGGCGGAATCGGCCCGCCTCGACGGCAGGACGTTCGAGAGCGTCTCGGCCGCCCAGATGAGCATTCCCTACGGCGTCGCCGCCGCGCTGCTGTTCGGGCCGCCCCGGCTCGAGCATTTCGAGGAGGGCGCGCGTGGGGATCCGCGGCTCCTGCGCCTCGTCGAGCGGGTCGATCTGCGCGCGGCGGAAGACCCGGCTGTCACCGCGCACCGCTCGGCGGCGCGCGTCAGCCTCGCGATCGCAGGCGAGATCGCGAGCGCGATCGTGAAGGAACCGCTGGGAAACCCGGCCAATCCGGTCGACGACCAGGGGCTGGAGGCCAAGTTCCACGGGCTGGTCGAGCCCGTGATCGGCCGGCAGGGGGCCGCGCGGCTCGCCCGCTCCGTATGGACGCTCGGCGACGAGCCCGGCGCTGCGGGCGAAGAGGCGGGGCTGGCGTTCCTGCGCGACCTCGCTCCGGTGGTGCCCTGA
- a CDS encoding transporter substrate-binding domain-containing protein, whose amino-acid sequence MITERLTKIATVLAIVLGTAGYANAQSVTVAGVEITKDAALAALLPEKYREKGLRAEFNPPQPPFSMIDDAGKPYGLLIDFGNAIAARLGTTLTLGRVTHDSIIPALQAGNYDFMLGTDADTEARQKMVNLVNYMGYGVSLVVKEGNPQNLKTGKDLCGKRLAVLKGWSPPNYFDSLSVDCKARGLPAVNITTLPNTPDTILAVRSGASDATFVSTPTALGATKAIEGGKVMVVSPKEAPLGWNTQLHGLLVLKQNEELTKALSATVNSLLVDGTLKKLFQQYGLAENMLLDKVIVNQALPDTGLN is encoded by the coding sequence ATGATCACAGAGCGTTTGACGAAGATCGCCACCGTGCTCGCCATCGTGCTGGGCACGGCAGGCTACGCCAATGCCCAGAGCGTCACCGTTGCCGGCGTCGAAATCACGAAGGATGCCGCGCTCGCCGCGCTCCTGCCGGAGAAATACCGGGAGAAGGGCCTGCGCGCGGAGTTCAACCCGCCGCAGCCGCCCTTCTCGATGATCGACGATGCCGGCAAGCCCTACGGGTTGCTCATCGATTTCGGCAACGCGATCGCGGCGCGGCTGGGAACCACGCTCACCCTGGGCCGGGTGACGCATGATTCCATCATTCCGGCCCTGCAGGCCGGAAACTACGATTTCATGCTGGGAACCGATGCCGACACCGAAGCCCGCCAGAAGATGGTCAACCTGGTCAACTACATGGGCTACGGCGTCTCCCTCGTGGTGAAGGAGGGCAATCCGCAGAACCTCAAGACCGGCAAGGACCTCTGCGGCAAGCGGCTCGCTGTGCTGAAGGGCTGGTCGCCGCCGAACTATTTCGACAGCCTCAGCGTCGACTGCAAGGCGCGTGGCCTGCCAGCCGTCAACATCACCACCCTGCCCAACACGCCCGACACCATCCTGGCCGTGCGCAGCGGCGCGTCGGACGCCACCTTCGTGTCGACGCCGACGGCTCTGGGCGCGACGAAGGCGATCGAGGGCGGCAAGGTGATGGTCGTTTCGCCGAAGGAGGCGCCGCTCGGCTGGAACACGCAGCTGCACGGCCTGCTGGTGCTCAAGCAGAACGAGGAATTGACGAAGGCGCTGAGCGCGACGGTCAATTCCCTGCTGGTCGACGGCACGCTGAAGAAGCTGTTCCAGCAATACGGCCTCGCCGAGAACATGCTGCTCGACAAGGTGATCGTGAATCAGGCGCTGCCGGATACCGGCCTCAACTGA
- a CDS encoding amino acid ABC transporter ATP-binding protein: MSTRSIDSANAAAPAAATERPMVEAIGVRKSFGALKVLDGIDLEVPRGEVLALLGPSGSGKSTFLRCINHLERIDRGMIIVDGELVGYTRTGDVLREVHPRMISRMRRQVGMVFQSFNLFGHMTALQNIIEAPVGVLGQPRTEARQRALALLERVGLGDKANAYPSELSGGQRQRVAIARALAMDPKLLLFDEPTSALDPELVGDVLRVMRELAEEGMTMIVVTHEIGFAREVCDRVAFMHSGGIVEIGPPGEILASPRDERTRAFLSSVL, encoded by the coding sequence ATGTCCACCCGCAGCATCGATTCAGCGAATGCCGCCGCGCCGGCGGCGGCAACCGAGCGGCCCATGGTCGAGGCCATCGGCGTGCGCAAGAGCTTCGGCGCCCTCAAGGTCCTCGACGGCATCGACCTCGAAGTGCCGCGCGGCGAGGTCCTGGCCCTGCTGGGGCCGAGCGGCTCGGGCAAGAGCACCTTCCTGCGCTGCATCAACCATCTCGAGCGCATCGATCGCGGCATGATCATCGTCGACGGCGAGCTCGTCGGCTACACCCGCACCGGCGACGTGCTGCGCGAGGTGCATCCGCGCATGATCAGCCGCATGCGCCGCCAGGTCGGCATGGTCTTCCAATCGTTCAACCTGTTCGGCCACATGACGGCGCTGCAGAACATCATCGAGGCGCCGGTGGGCGTCCTCGGCCAGCCGCGCACGGAGGCCCGGCAGCGGGCGCTCGCGCTGCTCGAGCGGGTCGGGCTGGGGGACAAGGCCAACGCCTATCCCTCCGAGCTCTCCGGCGGGCAGCGCCAGCGCGTCGCCATCGCGCGCGCCCTGGCGATGGACCCCAAGCTCCTGCTCTTCGACGAGCCGACCAGTGCGCTCGACCCGGAGCTCGTCGGCGACGTGCTGCGCGTCATGCGCGAGCTCGCGGAGGAGGGCATGACGATGATCGTCGTCACCCATGAGATCGGCTTCGCGCGCGAGGTCTGCGACCGGGTGGCGTTCATGCATTCGGGCGGCATCGTCGAGATCGGCCCGCCCGGCGAGATCCTGGCGTCGCCGCGCGACGAGCGGACCCGCGCCTTCCTGTCGAGCGTGCTCTGA
- a CDS encoding amino acid ABC transporter permease translates to MADATVLVDSPGGIGNRAEPGAGHPELRVLRRRHPWRQFSAVVALAVLAGMVWSLANNPNVGIDLVREYLTAPAILRGIGVTLYLTVVAMVLGVSGGVLMAVMRLSDNAVLSGIAKFYIWIFRGTPMLVQLIFWAYAGAIYPTISIGVPFTDIVFWSSQTADLIDPMMAALLALTFNQVAYASEIIRGGILSVDHGQTEAAYSLGMGPARTMRRIVLPQAMRTIIPPMGNDVISMLKTTSLVSVIGGQDLMTTVQFIYSENFQVIPLLIVASLWYLFFTTLLAIPQSWLEKRYGRGVASQVRRGV, encoded by the coding sequence GTGGCCGACGCAACCGTCCTCGTCGACTCGCCGGGTGGAATCGGCAACCGAGCGGAACCCGGTGCCGGGCATCCGGAGCTGCGTGTCTTGCGGCGGCGCCATCCCTGGCGGCAGTTCTCGGCGGTCGTGGCGCTTGCGGTGCTGGCCGGCATGGTCTGGTCGCTCGCCAATAATCCCAATGTCGGGATCGATCTCGTCCGCGAATACCTCACGGCCCCGGCGATCCTGAGAGGTATTGGCGTCACCCTCTACCTGACCGTCGTCGCCATGGTCCTGGGCGTTTCGGGGGGCGTGCTGATGGCCGTGATGCGGCTGTCCGACAATGCCGTCCTCTCCGGCATCGCGAAGTTCTATATCTGGATCTTCCGCGGTACGCCGATGCTCGTGCAGCTGATCTTCTGGGCCTATGCCGGCGCGATCTATCCGACGATCAGCATCGGCGTGCCGTTCACCGACATCGTGTTCTGGTCGTCGCAGACCGCCGACCTGATCGATCCGATGATGGCGGCGCTGCTGGCGCTCACCTTCAACCAGGTTGCCTACGCTTCCGAGATCATTCGCGGCGGCATCCTCTCCGTCGACCACGGGCAGACCGAGGCGGCCTATTCGCTCGGCATGGGGCCGGCGCGCACCATGCGGCGGATCGTCCTGCCACAGGCCATGCGCACGATCATCCCGCCCATGGGCAACGACGTCATCAGCATGCTCAAGACCACGTCGCTGGTCTCGGTCATCGGCGGGCAGGACCTGATGACGACGGTGCAGTTCATCTATTCGGAGAACTTCCAGGTCATTCCGCTGCTGATCGTCGCGAGCCTCTGGTATCTCTTCTTCACCACGCTGCTCGCCATTCCGCAGAGCTGGCTGGAAAAGCGCTACGGCCGGGGCGTCGCCTCGCAGGTCAGGAGGGGCGTCTAG
- a CDS encoding MmgE/PrpD family protein: MQTQDDTLATRLARWSTGTRYEDLPPAVLHQTRRAVLDYLGCTLRGADTPLAAAVRSYLDTADRGGEAAVIGTDRSLSPAGAAFANATAASVLELDDGHGQATIHPGATCISAVLAAAGAHGASDADIVVAITLAYELSSRLGIALCPAAGERGFHCSPAIGVLGAAFGASRTFGSDVRTTAHALGLAGSNAGGLFDYHGGWLDAWSINAGRATREGLLCASLAGHGVAGPLDIFEGPKGFGLAFAGPGFDAAGIGRGLGRDWLLLGTAVKIHPCCRRLHSVIDALLSLEDGSAVDPFAIDRIVVETTAESARLDRRRFENAAIAKMSIPYGAAATLVYGSPTLDHFEDEARRDPRIRHLVERVEVRTSDDPTISDPLGFAARVAVTAGGATRDATVITPIGDPARPVDDAMLIDKFRTLADPVIGSEAAREIVAATFALGEAGDNGKLVRLLGGKAR, from the coding sequence ATGCAGACGCAGGACGACACACTGGCGACCAGACTGGCGCGCTGGTCGACGGGCACCCGCTACGAGGACCTTCCGCCGGCCGTGCTGCACCAGACCCGGCGCGCGGTGCTGGATTACCTCGGTTGCACCCTGCGCGGCGCGGATACGCCGCTCGCCGCCGCCGTCCGCAGCTATCTCGACACGGCGGATCGCGGCGGCGAGGCGGCCGTGATCGGCACGGACCGGTCGCTGTCCCCGGCCGGCGCGGCTTTCGCCAATGCGACCGCGGCGTCCGTGCTCGAGCTCGACGACGGCCACGGACAGGCCACCATCCATCCGGGCGCCACTTGCATTTCGGCCGTTCTCGCCGCCGCCGGGGCCCACGGCGCCTCGGATGCGGACATCGTCGTGGCGATCACGCTGGCCTATGAGCTGTCGTCGCGCTTGGGTATCGCGCTCTGCCCGGCCGCGGGCGAGCGCGGCTTCCATTGCTCGCCCGCCATCGGCGTGCTCGGCGCCGCCTTCGGCGCCAGCCGGACCTTCGGCAGCGATGTCCGCACGACGGCGCACGCGCTCGGCCTCGCCGGCTCCAACGCCGGCGGCCTGTTCGACTATCATGGCGGCTGGCTGGACGCCTGGAGCATCAACGCCGGCCGGGCGACGCGGGAGGGCCTGCTCTGCGCGTCGCTCGCCGGGCACGGCGTCGCCGGGCCGCTCGATATCTTCGAGGGGCCGAAGGGGTTCGGCCTCGCCTTCGCCGGGCCCGGATTCGATGCGGCCGGCATCGGGCGGGGGCTCGGGCGGGACTGGCTGCTGCTCGGCACCGCGGTGAAGATCCATCCGTGCTGCCGGCGGCTGCATTCCGTCATCGATGCGCTGCTGTCGCTCGAGGACGGGTCCGCCGTCGATCCCTTCGCCATCGACCGGATCGTGGTGGAGACCACGGCCGAATCGGCGCGTCTGGACCGCCGGCGCTTCGAAAACGCGGCGATCGCGAAGATGAGCATTCCCTACGGCGCCGCCGCCACGCTGGTCTATGGCAGCCCGACCCTCGATCACTTCGAGGACGAGGCGCGCCGCGATCCGCGAATCCGGCATCTGGTGGAACGGGTCGAGGTCAGGACCTCCGACGATCCGACGATCTCCGATCCGCTGGGCTTCGCGGCGCGCGTCGCGGTGACGGCGGGCGGAGCGACCCGCGACGCCACCGTCATCACCCCCATCGGCGATCCCGCCCGGCCCGTCGACGACGCGATGCTGATCGACAAGTTCCGGACCCTGGCCGATCCGGTCATCGGCAGCGAGGCGGCGCGCGAGATCGTGGCCGCGACCTTCGCGCTGGGCGAGGCCGGCGACAACGGAAAGCTCGTGCGGCTCCTGGGCGGCAAGGCGCGCTGA
- a CDS encoding aldolase/citrate lyase family protein codes for MKLVEKIRAKKKMIGLELYSGSPHNVEILGEVGFDFTMLDTEHTEYDTGHIAHLIRAADSFGVAPVVRVEQLNEVLIMKTLDRGAQGVIVPRITTAEQARRAASAAAFPPVGMRGMCPDVRATRYRNEVWEEYARNPFDHVAVIPLIEDIRAVENIDAIMAVDGIDSILFGPGDFAVSIGAAQEGFTDEIMGRTREALQRVCKAAAKHDVYVFAIPLELRDPTRIMNELFDDGVSGVLFGTDTMHFQLAADRIRGAFGGVVSSRG; via the coding sequence ATGAAGCTTGTCGAAAAGATTCGTGCCAAGAAAAAGATGATCGGGCTCGAGCTGTATTCCGGCTCGCCGCATAACGTCGAGATTCTCGGTGAGGTCGGGTTCGATTTCACGATGCTCGATACCGAGCATACGGAATACGATACCGGCCATATCGCGCACCTGATCCGGGCGGCCGATTCCTTCGGCGTGGCGCCGGTGGTGCGCGTCGAGCAGCTCAACGAGGTCCTCATCATGAAGACCCTGGACAGGGGTGCTCAGGGCGTCATCGTGCCCCGCATCACCACGGCCGAGCAGGCGCGCCGGGCGGCCTCCGCCGCGGCGTTCCCGCCGGTCGGCATGCGCGGCATGTGTCCGGACGTCCGGGCCACCCGTTACCGCAACGAGGTCTGGGAGGAGTACGCCAGGAACCCCTTCGATCACGTCGCGGTGATTCCGCTGATCGAGGACATCCGCGCCGTGGAGAACATCGACGCCATCATGGCTGTCGACGGCATCGATTCCATCCTGTTCGGACCCGGCGACTTCGCGGTCTCGATCGGGGCGGCGCAGGAGGGCTTCACCGACGAGATCATGGGCAGGACGCGCGAAGCGCTGCAGCGGGTCTGCAAGGCCGCGGCGAAGCACGACGTCTATGTCTTCGCGATCCCGCTCGAGCTGCGCGACCCGACCAGGATCATGAACGAGCTGTTCGACGACGGGGTCTCCGGCGTGCTGTTCGGAACGGACACGATGCATTTCCAGCTCGCGGCCGACCGCATCCGCGGCGCCTTCGGCGGCGTCGTCTCCTCCCGGGGCTGA
- a CDS encoding oxaloacetate decarboxylase: protein MSNARKMRDVFAKEKIVVIPGAYDALSALLVQKTGFPAAYLGGFSISASMAGYPDWGFTTMTEMLSVAVNAINVLDVPVLCDIDQGFGALTNFARTIHAYENAGVAAVHFEDQPFPKKCSQQANRAVIPLADAVAKVKVAVETRSNPDFMLIARTDSKGIEGLDGLKRRMGAYLDAGADYCIFCEQQTEEELRAVGEAFPGRVIAFVGDVPENPACCLPVSAYQEMGYKGLVYCALGLSAAYRGMQNSFEHLLRQRHVSSGDLTRNNTSLGEIQSLAKIKQWQELRDRFDML from the coding sequence ATGAGCAACGCACGCAAGATGCGCGACGTGTTCGCCAAGGAAAAGATAGTTGTCATCCCCGGCGCCTACGATGCCCTTTCGGCCCTTCTCGTGCAGAAGACCGGCTTTCCGGCCGCCTATCTCGGCGGTTTCTCGATCTCCGCGAGCATGGCCGGATATCCCGACTGGGGCTTCACCACCATGACCGAGATGCTGTCGGTCGCGGTTAACGCGATCAACGTCCTCGACGTCCCGGTCCTCTGCGACATCGACCAGGGTTTCGGCGCCCTCACCAACTTCGCGCGGACGATCCACGCCTATGAGAACGCCGGCGTCGCAGCCGTGCATTTCGAGGACCAGCCCTTCCCGAAGAAGTGCTCGCAGCAGGCCAACCGGGCGGTGATCCCGCTCGCCGATGCCGTCGCCAAGGTCAAGGTGGCGGTGGAGACGCGCTCGAACCCGGATTTCATGCTGATCGCCCGCACGGATTCCAAGGGCATCGAAGGTCTCGACGGGCTGAAGCGCCGGATGGGCGCCTATCTCGACGCCGGGGCGGATTACTGCATCTTCTGCGAGCAGCAGACCGAGGAGGAGCTGCGCGCCGTGGGTGAGGCGTTCCCCGGCCGGGTGATCGCCTTCGTCGGCGATGTCCCCGAGAACCCGGCCTGCTGCCTGCCCGTCTCGGCCTATCAGGAGATGGGCTACAAGGGCCTGGTCTATTGCGCGCTCGGCCTGTCGGCCGCCTATCGCGGCATGCAGAACAGCTTCGAGCATCTGCTGCGGCAGCGCCACGTCTCGTCCGGCGACCTCACCAGGAACAACACCTCGCTCGGTGAGATCCAGTCCCTCGCCAAGATCAAGCAATGGCAGGAGTTGAGAGATCGCTTCGACATGCTGTGA
- a CDS encoding aldolase/citrate lyase family protein, protein MMWSENKVLKKIAAGQVPYGFEIMLGSPRIVEMVGWAGFDYIQLDQEHTPFGLETIEDMVRAADATGLTSLVRVAQNNPKDISRALETGAHGVIVPQVTDAADVQKALDSVYYAPRGQRGMCPVTRGARYDDAVWEEYLAWVQKEVMFIPLIENASALESIDEICALPGVSVIGFGAGDLGQSLGVGAQGLAAPIVREAFAKVRETARRHNVVLKGMPVIGDDPAKAVRNLLDMGVGMVMYDADALLFSRECRNIMNGIRSLSGG, encoded by the coding sequence ATGATGTGGTCGGAAAACAAGGTTCTCAAGAAGATCGCGGCGGGGCAGGTGCCCTACGGCTTCGAAATCATGCTGGGCAGTCCGCGTATCGTCGAGATGGTGGGCTGGGCCGGGTTCGACTACATCCAGCTCGATCAGGAGCACACCCCGTTCGGGCTGGAGACGATCGAGGACATGGTCCGCGCCGCGGACGCGACGGGGCTGACCAGCCTCGTGCGGGTCGCGCAGAACAATCCGAAGGACATCAGCCGCGCGCTCGAGACGGGCGCCCACGGCGTCATCGTCCCGCAGGTGACCGACGCGGCCGATGTGCAGAAGGCGCTGGACTCCGTCTATTACGCGCCGCGGGGCCAGCGCGGCATGTGCCCGGTCACGCGCGGCGCCCGCTATGACGACGCCGTCTGGGAGGAATACCTCGCCTGGGTGCAGAAGGAAGTGATGTTCATTCCGCTGATCGAGAATGCCTCGGCGCTCGAGAGCATCGACGAGATCTGCGCGCTTCCGGGCGTTTCCGTCATCGGTTTCGGCGCCGGCGATCTCGGCCAGAGCCTGGGTGTCGGAGCCCAGGGGCTGGCGGCGCCGATCGTGCGGGAAGCCTTCGCCAAGGTGCGCGAGACGGCGCGGCGGCACAACGTCGTGCTCAAGGGCATGCCGGTGATCGGCGACGATCCCGCCAAGGCGGTGCGCAACCTGCTCGACATGGGCGTCGGCATGGTGATGTACGATGCGGACGCCCTCCTGTTCTCGCGGGAATGCCGCAACATCATGAACGGCATCCGCAGCCTCTCCGGCGGCTGA
- a CDS encoding ABC transporter permease — MTQASVAVAPASRGFQLPVGLVRVLLTAAGLLLWEFVATFGIVEEFWISKPSKIFPEIVRYLSSREGWFAVALTFYEAAVGFALAMVLGVLSGFLITRSPYIKSVLNPFVGVMNAVPRLALIPLFIVWFGIGSLSKIMMVFMICYFVVLVNTISAIESVDRELVLVARLLGATKRDIQRKVIIPSSIPWLFAATRICVGNAVGGAVVAEMVAGNGGLGFMVSAAAALLNLRDVFVAVIIVMAIAYCCDVLLLKLERRLLRWRPAAL, encoded by the coding sequence ATGACACAGGCATCGGTTGCGGTAGCGCCCGCCTCCAGGGGATTTCAACTGCCCGTCGGCCTCGTCAGGGTCCTGTTGACCGCCGCGGGGTTGCTCCTGTGGGAGTTCGTCGCGACGTTCGGCATCGTCGAGGAATTCTGGATCAGCAAGCCGAGCAAGATCTTTCCGGAGATCGTCCGCTATCTCTCCTCCCGCGAGGGCTGGTTTGCGGTCGCTCTCACCTTTTACGAAGCGGCCGTCGGATTTGCGCTCGCCATGGTGCTGGGCGTGCTCTCGGGCTTCCTGATCACCAGATCTCCTTACATCAAATCCGTCCTGAACCCGTTCGTCGGGGTCATGAACGCCGTTCCCCGCCTCGCCCTCATCCCGCTCTTCATCGTCTGGTTCGGCATCGGCTCGCTGTCGAAGATCATGATGGTGTTCATGATCTGCTATTTCGTCGTCCTGGTGAATACGATCAGCGCCATCGAGAGCGTCGACCGGGAGCTCGTCCTGGTCGCGCGGCTGCTCGGCGCCACCAAGCGCGACATCCAGCGCAAGGTCATCATCCCGAGCTCGATCCCCTGGCTGTTCGCGGCGACGCGGATCTGCGTCGGAAACGCCGTCGGCGGCGCGGTGGTCGCCGAGATGGTGGCGGGCAATGGCGGCCTCGGCTTCATGGTGAGCGCGGCGGCGGCGTTGCTCAACCTGCGCGACGTGTTCGTCGCGGTGATCATCGTGATGGCGATCGCCTATTGCTGCGACGTCCTGCTTCTGAAGCTCGAACGCAGGCTGCTGCGCTGGCGCCCTGCCGCGCTCTGA